AGGCGCTATGGAAGCAAAATCCAGCTGACGATTCTCGAACAATCCGATCGTCCTGGCGGCCTCATCCGCACTGATTTTGTGGAAGGAAGTTTATTTGAACAGGGACCCCGAAGTTTGAGGACCAGAGGAAACGGATTGGAAACATTGAAGTTGATCGAGAAACTTCAGTTGCAATCGCAAGTGATTGCTGCCAATCCCAAAGCGAAAAAACGGTATCTTTGGACAGGCGGCAAATTAAGGAAGCTTCCAACAGGCCCTCTCTCCTTTTTGACCTCTCCTTTAACTCGGACTCTCCCTTGGGTAATGCTGCGGGAGATGTTTAGAAAAAAGAGCGTTTTGCCTGATGAATCCATTGCTTCATTTATCACCAGACGGTTTGGCAGCCGAGTTTCAGAAAAACTTTTCGACCCGTTGACAACAGGAATTTTTGCGGGCGACATCAATAAACTTTCCATCCGTTCTTGCTTTCCCGATTTCTACCAATGGGAAAAGCAGTACGGTTCGGTATGCAAAGGAATGGTTCGGAGAAGGCGGTGCGCAAAGAGGGCGGGAACTCCATTTTTGGAACACTACTCGCGCGTTCCCCTTTTTTCCTTCAAAGAGGGAATGGAAACGCTCCCTTGCGCTTTAGCAGAAGTATTGGCGCCTCACTTGCGTTGCAATACTGCTGTCGTTTCACTACGTTCTTGTGCCGATCGTTTAGAAATTGGATTGGCAGATGGAAATACGTTGACAGCAGATCATGTGTTTTCCACGCTGCCGGCAGCTAAGCTTGCTCCACTTTTTGAGAATCGGCATCGTGAACTTTCTACGCTTTTAATGAGTATTTCCGGCTCCTCTGTTGCAGTCGTGCAGTTGGCCTACTTCCGCAAAGTGCTGCGCAAAGAGGGATTCGGATATCTTGTGCCGTCATCGGAACGCGAGTCGATTTTAGGCTGTGTCTTTGACTCTTCCGTTTTTCCGCAGCAAAATCAGATTCCTGAGGAAACCCGTTTAACAGTGATGATTGGAGGCATGCGCGCCCCCGATCTCGTTAATCAGTCGGAAAAACATCTTAAATCACTTGCTGTGAAATCTTTAGAAAGTCATCTTGGAATCGGTACGGAACCGGACACCGCATCGGTAAAAATTGTCCGGTCGGCGATTCCTCAATATTTTGTCGGGCACATGGAAAAAGTCGAGAGAATTGGCACAATACTTGCGCGTATTTATCCGCGCATGACTTTAGCCGGCAATCATTTCTCTGGTGTATCGGTGAATGATTGCATTGCTAACAGCAAACGCATTGTAGAGAGAATGGCAAAATTTTTCTCTGTGTAGGGAATTTTGCGTATTTGCAAATAATCGGAATCGAATTTAAACTGAGGCTAGCTCGACTTCTCAGAGATTTGCACAGTCGAGTTGGCAATCCAGAACGAGGTATAAGGCAGATGTTTGATAAATTCACTAACCGTGCAAAGCAGGTGATCAAGCTTGCGAAGAAAGAAGCGCAGAGGCTAAATCACAATTACTTAGGTACAGAGCACGTTCTGTTAGGATTGCTAAAGTTGGGACAGGGTGTCGCTGTCAATGTCCTCCGCAATTTGAACATCGATTTTGAAACTGTGCGCAGTGAAGTGGAGAAGTTGGTTGGTTTCGGCCCCGAGATCCAGGTGTATGGCGATCCGGCTTTAACCGGCAAGGTGAAAAAGGTATTTGAGTATGCCAACGACGAAGCTGCTAATCTGAATCACAACTACGTGGGGACAGAGCATCTGCTTTTAGGCTTGTTGAAACAGACTGATGGCGTTGCCGCGCAAGTTCTGGAAAATCTCAATGTCAACTTGAACGAGGTACGCAAAGAAGTGTTGAAAGAGCTTGAAACGTTCAATTTGCAGTTGCCGCCGATTGGTCAGCAGCCTCCTCCTCCCGGCCAGCAAGGTCAAGGACCTGCCGGAATTGGGCCTGGAGGACGTCCATTCGAAAAAGGGGTAAGTTCTTCAGACAAGATGCCTGCGTTGAGGGCTTATGGATATGATTTGACGGAGATGACTCGGGAAGGGGAGATGGATCCTGTGATCGGAAGGATCGAAGAAGTTGAACGCTTGATTTTAATTCTCTGCCGCCGAAGAAAAAATAATCCTGTATTGATTGGAGAGGCTGGAGTCGGAAAAACAGCGATTGTGGAAGGATTGGCCCAGGCGATTGTGAGAGGGGATGTACCGGATAACCTGAGGAACAAACGCTTGATCACCCTTGATTTGGCATTGATGATTGCCGGAACGAAATACCGCGGCCAGTTCGAAGAGCGGATCAAGGCTGTGATGGAAGAGATCCGAAAAAATGGAAATGTTCTGCTCTTTATCGACGAACTTCACACAATCGTGGGAGCAGGTGCTGCGGAGGGGGCGATCGATGCTTCCAACATCTTAAAGCCGGCGCTTTCCCGAGGGGAAATCCAGTGTATTGGTGCGACAACGATAGACGAATACCGAAAACATATTGAAAAAGATGCTGCGCTGGAGAGGCGATTTCAAAAAGTGATGGTAGCTCCAGCTTCTGTCGATGAGACTTATGAGATTCTCAAAGGGTTAAAGGGGAAGTATGAAGAGCATCACAAGTGTGTGTATACGCCGGAATCTTTGAAGGCTGCTGCAGTGTTGTCCGATCGGTATCTTCATGGGCGCTTTCTTCCCGACAAAGCGATCGATCTTTTGGACGAGGCGGGGGCTAAGATGCGCATTTCCATGATGAATCAGCCGCAAGAGATCAATAGGATCGAATCGGATATCGAAGAAGTGAGAATTGCCAAAGAGGAGGCGATCGGCAAGCAGGAGTACGAAAAAGCTGCCGGCCTGCGCGATCAGGAAAAGATGCTGAGAGAGCAGCTGCAGAAGATTCGTGCAGAGTGGGAAGTGAATAAGGAAGAGCATCAGGTTGTCGTCGAAGACGATGATATAGCGGCTGTCGTTGCTCGGCAAACAGGAGTGCCTCTCAATAGGTTGACGGAAGGGGAAACAGAAAAAGTGCTCCATATGGAGGAGTTGCTCACCCAAGGTTTAGTCGGACAGGATGATGCCGTCAAAACAATTTGCAGAGCGATCAGAAGGAGCCGTGCCCAGATTAAAGATCCCAACCGGCCAATCGGAGCATTTATGTTTCTCGGCCCTACCGGGGTAGGAAAAACGCTTCTTGCCCGGTTGATTGCTACGCATCTCTTTGGAGGCGAGGATGCTTTGATCCAGGTGGACATGTCTGAATACATGGAGAAGTTCGCTGTTAGTCGAATGACCGGATCGCCTCCGGGATATGTTGGTCATGAGGAAGGGGGGCAATTAACCGAGCAGGTGCGCCAGCGTCCTTATTCTGTCGTTTTGTTTGATGAGATTGAAAAAGCGCATCCTGATGTGATGGACCTGCTTCTACAAATTTTAGAGGATGGGCGGCTGACAGATTCTTTCGGAAGAAAAGTAGATTTTCGCAATACAGTGATCATCATGACCTCGAATCTCGGTGCGGATTTAATCAAAAAGAGCACCGAAGTGGGGTTTGCAGCGACAAACGGAGCAATGGATTACGATCATATCAAAGAGAAGATCGAAGGTGCTGTCCAAAAGCATTTCAAGCCTGAATTCATCAATCGTTTGAATGACATGGTCATTTTCCATCCACTGGATCGAGAACACCTGATTGAGGTGATCGATCTTGAAATTGCCAAGCTTCAAAAAAGGTTGGAAGAGAGGGAAGTCTTTATTCATCTTGATGAGAGTGCAAAGGATTTTCTTGTGGACAAAGGGTTTCAGCCGGAAATGGGCGCGCGTCCTTTGCGCAGGACAATTGAGCAGTATTTGGAAGATCCATTGGCAGAGATCCTGTTGGCTCATCCTCACGACGGCCGGCGTTGCCTGGTCACCGTTGAGGACAAAGCGCTTAAGTTTGTCGATGAAGAGATCTTTCCTTATTCCAAATCTAAAAAGCACAAGAAAGATCAAAAAGACAAGGGCAACGAAGCGGGATCCGAAGAGGGGAGAAAGCAGGTAGAAGAGTCAGAAGCCGGAAAATCTTAGTTCCTGATTTTAACCCCTGATTGCGTTCTGATCCTCGGACAGATGCTGTAGATGGACGCAATCAGGGATTTAACGCGAAGATCGTGAAAAAAATACTACTTATTTTGACCTCGTTGGCAATCGCTTTCTTGAAGTTTTCTCCTTAAATCGCCTACATGCTCTTGTATACAGATCATGTTTCAAAATTAAATTTCATGCATTGTCGGCTAGCCACTGAATTTTGAATTCATTTCAGTATATACCGAATTAACTTCAAGATTCGGTTTTTGACGTCATCGTTAGCCTTTGATTTTGAGACCCGCTTGCATCACTCAACCTATTCAGGTTGAGTTGTTTCAACGCCGGCTTCGCCTGACTCAAATTCAAGGCACCTCCTCATCTGAAAATTTAATTTTGAAGCATGACCAGTATACCCTATCGCTAAATATTTTTTTAATTTATAAAAAATATTTGTCATTCAATTAATTTGTTTATATAATAAATTCAGAGTAATGATAGATAATGGAGAGGGAAAATGAGCAGCTTTCAATCAGATTTTCGCGCATGTTCTCACAAGTATGAA
This genomic window from Waddlia chondrophila WSU 86-1044 contains:
- the hemG gene encoding protoporphyrinogen oxidase, translating into MKHFVILGAGISGLSLGWFLKRRYGSKIQLTILEQSDRPGGLIRTDFVEGSLFEQGPRSLRTRGNGLETLKLIEKLQLQSQVIAANPKAKKRYLWTGGKLRKLPTGPLSFLTSPLTRTLPWVMLREMFRKKSVLPDESIASFITRRFGSRVSEKLFDPLTTGIFAGDINKLSIRSCFPDFYQWEKQYGSVCKGMVRRRRCAKRAGTPFLEHYSRVPLFSFKEGMETLPCALAEVLAPHLRCNTAVVSLRSCADRLEIGLADGNTLTADHVFSTLPAAKLAPLFENRHRELSTLLMSISGSSVAVVQLAYFRKVLRKEGFGYLVPSSERESILGCVFDSSVFPQQNQIPEETRLTVMIGGMRAPDLVNQSEKHLKSLAVKSLESHLGIGTEPDTASVKIVRSAIPQYFVGHMEKVERIGTILARIYPRMTLAGNHFSGVSVNDCIANSKRIVERMAKFFSV
- a CDS encoding ATP-dependent Clp protease ATP-binding subunit; amino-acid sequence: MFDKFTNRAKQVIKLAKKEAQRLNHNYLGTEHVLLGLLKLGQGVAVNVLRNLNIDFETVRSEVEKLVGFGPEIQVYGDPALTGKVKKVFEYANDEAANLNHNYVGTEHLLLGLLKQTDGVAAQVLENLNVNLNEVRKEVLKELETFNLQLPPIGQQPPPPGQQGQGPAGIGPGGRPFEKGVSSSDKMPALRAYGYDLTEMTREGEMDPVIGRIEEVERLILILCRRRKNNPVLIGEAGVGKTAIVEGLAQAIVRGDVPDNLRNKRLITLDLALMIAGTKYRGQFEERIKAVMEEIRKNGNVLLFIDELHTIVGAGAAEGAIDASNILKPALSRGEIQCIGATTIDEYRKHIEKDAALERRFQKVMVAPASVDETYEILKGLKGKYEEHHKCVYTPESLKAAAVLSDRYLHGRFLPDKAIDLLDEAGAKMRISMMNQPQEINRIESDIEEVRIAKEEAIGKQEYEKAAGLRDQEKMLREQLQKIRAEWEVNKEEHQVVVEDDDIAAVVARQTGVPLNRLTEGETEKVLHMEELLTQGLVGQDDAVKTICRAIRRSRAQIKDPNRPIGAFMFLGPTGVGKTLLARLIATHLFGGEDALIQVDMSEYMEKFAVSRMTGSPPGYVGHEEGGQLTEQVRQRPYSVVLFDEIEKAHPDVMDLLLQILEDGRLTDSFGRKVDFRNTVIIMTSNLGADLIKKSTEVGFAATNGAMDYDHIKEKIEGAVQKHFKPEFINRLNDMVIFHPLDREHLIEVIDLEIAKLQKRLEEREVFIHLDESAKDFLVDKGFQPEMGARPLRRTIEQYLEDPLAEILLAHPHDGRRCLVTVEDKALKFVDEEIFPYSKSKKHKKDQKDKGNEAGSEEGRKQVEESEAGKS